Genomic window (Rosa chinensis cultivar Old Blush chromosome 6, RchiOBHm-V2, whole genome shotgun sequence):
aacagaattaattgaactctattgtcctaaaagttaatcacacaacataatcaattgaactctgttgtcgtaaaagttaatcacacgacAGAATCAATTGAattctgttgtcctaaagttaatcacacaacagaatcaaTTGAattctgttgtcctaaagttaatcacacaacagatatagtccaacaactgaagtttgaagatcaatcagacaacagacaaaataaaaatatgttgtctgacacgcttaacatacaacagcttaaaactgacactgttgtctgaagacagcgCCTCAACTGCTGCCATCCGCCGAACTATCACataacagttataacacatacttgttgtctgtgtgtttatcatacaactgtgttccaccgttgtctgatttttcatcagacaacggctcactctacaacggtgggactccaaatcccacatcggttttctgccgttgtctgataagatttttggtgtagtgattgTTTTTGTATCCAGCTGGAACGTACTGTTAGACCTGGGGCTCCCCCAATTGCAAGTACAATTCGAAAATCTGATTTAGGAGTCACCACAGCATCTAGCTTCTTCTCTGTCATTAATTTCACAAGACCATATCTTGTCCACCTTGCAAGATTCAACAATGGTGGCTTCTCTGTTTTTCCAAACCCATTTGTTGCTTCAGCAGCTAAAAATACGTCTTGCCCATACTCCTTGATCGTTTCCTGcccaaaaaaaatcaattagttGATATGGtcatcatcaatttggttttaGACTTGCATTGTACACTACTGAAAAGGATAGCTACTTATCACTAATAATTGCAATGAGATTTTGTCAAACATTATTTGCTAACAAGTTTCTGATGTTTGTTGTTAAAGGCTATAGCATCTGCCAAGGATCGCACTGGGGAAGCCACCAACTCCTTCAAGTATGCATTTAAGGATATTTTGAACTCAATATACAATGCATTATATTCATCGTTTGAGGAACAGATTTCAGTCAAATTAGCAATTTTCAAATTGTCTACCAAAACAGCACCTCCTTTCCTAACACCAAATTAAAAGGTCGTCAGAATAGATGAAGACACTGCACATGATCTCCAGTTAAAAAGATATTGGCGACAATCCAGAGTTGTCTTAAAAAGACTAAATTTCTCGCTTAATTAAATATGCGACACCTTTGGGTTGTCGCAACCAGTTGTCGCGtaatgtgttttactgattgtcaaaagcgacgaAATAACAGAGTTGTAGTTTTTTCAATATGCGACGCAATAAGTTCATCGACGAAATTATAGGAGACAAACAAGAAGCCTCGCATATAATTTTCTACAACAAATGCATATGTGTCACATATTaatatatgcaacaaaaatgaaacctcgcagttattttttacaacaaaaaaaagtctCACATATAAATTTTTGATCAAACATATAAACCTTGCAGATGGAATATGCAACGTAAACAAGGTCTCCTATATTGGAAATTgtaacaaatataaagtctcgcTTATAGCATTCTGTAACGCACTCTCTTGTCTTGCAAAATGTCATATGTGAGGAACGAATTGCGTCGCCAATTGAAAATGCAACAAACATCCAAACCTCGTATATGGAATATGCGATGTAAATAAAGCCTCGTATATTAAAAATAGTgacaaatataaagtctcgcaTATAGTTTTTGGTAACACATTTGTGAGTGTCACAATTTGTGATATGCGAGGACCAATTGCGTCGcatattggaaaagtgacaaccgtgtaatttcgtcgcttttgacaatcagtaaaacacataaggcGACAACTGGTTGCGACAACCCAAAGCCGTCGCATTTTCAATTCAGCGAGAAATTTTGACTTCTTATGACAACTTTAGGTTGTCGCCgatgacattttctcttgtagtggcCTGAGAAACTGTGCATAACCACCTTTGGGAATGTACTTCGATGTCTCAATCGTTGCAATGTCATTGTGGTAGATGCCTGCTATGGCATCAAGAACATAAGCAGCATCTGCTACTGTCCTACACATTGGCCTGCTCGATCGCAACCCCAAGAAATGAGTGATGAAAACAATGCAACCTGATTTAGTCATGTACTCTTATATTCAGTTTTGTGGGGTTTGTGGCTTGACGTATGTATTGTTTCAACTTAATTTTGCTATTCATTTACATATATGGTTTGAAATATTTATCAACGCACCTAACATATTTATGTTGTTAGAAGGAGTAATG
Coding sequences:
- the LOC112169445 gene encoding probable amidase At4g34880; the encoded protein is MCRTVADAAYVLDAIAGIYHNDIATIETSKKGGAVLVDNLKIANLTEICSSNDEYNALYIEFKISLNAYLKELVASPVRSLADAIAFNNKHQKLETIKEYGQDVFLAAEATNGFGKTEKPPLLNLARWTRYGLVKLMTEKKLDAVVTPKSDFRIVLAIGGAPGLTN